A segment of the Lactobacillus sp. ESL0700 genome:
TGTCCACGACTTTTTAACAACAGCAAATAAAATTGCCAACTTAGAACTGGCTGCAATTTCAACAACTCAGCGCAGTCAGCGGGTTGCACGCGATCTAGCTAAACAATATGGCATCAAAGAAGTCTTTGCCGATAATGACCAACTTTATCATGATGCTAACGTCGACACGGTTTACGTGGCTGTCCCTAACTCCTTGCATTACGAGGTAGTTAAAAAGGCACTTGAAGCTGGTAAAAACGTGATTTGTGAAAAGCCGTACATGGCAACAACTGCTCAGGCTCAGGAACTCAAACAAATTGCGGACGCCCACCATGTAATTATCGTTGAGGCGATTACCAACATTCATCTGCCCAACTACAAGGCAATCAAGCGTGCTTTGCCTAAGATTGGGCCAGTTCATATTGTTGCGCTCAATTACACCCAGTATTCAAGTCGTTATGATAACTTCCTAAAGGGTATCATTGAACCCGTCTTCGATCCCGCAAAGGATGGTGGCACATTGAAGGACCTGAACATTTATAACATTCACCTCGCCGTTGGCTTATTTGGCAAACCCGACCACGTTCAATATTACCCAGTAATGCAGAAAAACATTGACACTTC
Coding sequences within it:
- a CDS encoding Gfo/Idh/MocA family oxidoreductase; this translates as MKLGIVGSGKIVHDFLTTANKIANLELAAISTTQRSQRVARDLAKQYGIKEVFADNDQLYHDANVDTVYVAVPNSLHYEVVKKALEAGKNVICEKPYMATTAQAQELKQIADAHHVIIVEAITNIHLPNYKAIKRALPKIGPVHIVALNYTQYSSRYDNFLKGIIEPVFDPAKDGGTLKDLNIYNIHLAVGLFGKPDHVQYYPVMQKNIDTSGILNLTYADKQATLVAAKDCYTTPRSFIEGEKGSIYFDGSTGVIDSFTIELRTGETKKVNLNEFDHRMASEFTDFVNIIDNHDVDTANELYAHSMTVMDVLAAAVKSV